Below is a genomic region from Mesorhizobium sp. NZP2298.
TCGTCCGGCTTGGCGAGATCGTTGCGGGCTACCGGCTTCGTCAGATAGGGCGTGATGATGATGACGAGCTCACTTTCGTTGCGCACGAAGTCCCTGCTACGGAAGAGCGCCCCAAGCACGGGAATCTTCGTCAGTCCCGGCAAGCCGTTCACGGCCTGCCTGACATCGTCGCGAACCAGGCCGGCGATCATCATGGAGCCGCCCGAGGGCAGTTCGACTGTCGTATCGGCAAGGCGCTTGCGCAGCGACAGGATATTCGTGCCGGGGCTCGTCACGCCATTGGAAAGCGACACGGATCCTTCGGTCGTCGGCTCCGAAACCGAGGTTCTGACCTTCAGGCTGATACGGCCGGGAGACAGCACGACCGGCTGGAATTCCAGGCCGATGCCATACTCGATCTTTTCGATGTTATAGGTTGTCAGGCCAGTCTGGTTGTCGGTGGATACGTTCTGGGAGACGCCGGACACCATGTTGTATTCGCCACCGACCTTGAAGGTCGCCTTCTCGCCGGATACGGCGGTCAAGGTCGGCTCAGCCAGCGTCTTCATGACCCCGGACTCCTCCATGGCGTTGATATAGGCCATCAGTGCCGAGTTGCCGATGCTGAAGCCCGAATGCGACAGCTGCTTGCCCAATCCCGTGAAATTGTCGCTGATCGCACCGTAGCTGATGCCATTGCTGCCGCCATTGCCGATCATGTTGACGCCGAGCTGTTTCATCACGGACCGGCTGACTTCGGCGACGGTCACTTTCAGCGTGACCTGGTCGTCACCGATGATCTGCAGGAGATTGACGATCTTCGAGACGCGTCGTTCCTGGTCGGGGTTGTTGATGTCGACACCGCTCTGGGCCGAGCCGCCGGCCGCGGTCTGCGAATACTGACCCGTCGTCGCTTCACCGCCCGAGACGAAGATCGTCGCCAGGTCGACCGCGCGCTTCGCATCCAGCGGCGTATCGACCGTTCCGGTCAAGACGACGTTGTCGTTCAGCAGTTCCACCTTGACGGCCGAGGTCGGAAGGAAGCGCTTGATATAGCCTTCCAGGCCGGCAACGTCGCGTTCGACGGCCAGATCCAGGCTGGCGATCTGTTCGCCGTTCGGACCGAAGACGAAGATGTTGGTCTCGCCGACCGACTTGCCGAACAGGTAGATCCGCCTTGCGGTGCGGGTCACCGCATCGGCGACGCTCGGGTTGGCGACAAGAATGTCGTAGGCATCGCTCGGCAGGTCTATGACCACCGATTTGTTGAGGCCCAGCTTGACGCGCTGCGTGGCTGTCGTAGCCGTCACCTGCGTACTCTTGGCCTCGACAACGCCCTGCACATTCGTCCCGACGAGCAGCAGGCCGAATGCCGCGGCTGCGATTGCCGGCAGTTTACCGCTTAGCCTCATTTCCTTGCCCCTACTTCGGAAACTTCACCCGACTTGATCAATCTCACCGTTCCCTTGCGGCCATTGCCGGAAACGAGATAGTCGGCCTCGTCCACATTCTTTTCCTGGGTGTCCGTGATCGCCCGCAGCGCCAGGGTCAGGCGATCGGCCATCTGCTGGGCAACAGTGATGATCTCCGCCTGTTTGGGCGTGAGCTCCAGCGTGGCGGTCTGGCCGACCCTGGTCTTCTTGCCCTCCTCGTCCTCCTGGATGGTCTGGTCGATTGCCAGGACGCGGATATTCTTGAGGATGGTTTCAGTGTTGAAACCGGTGCTGCCGCTGTTTGCATCCGCCCTTCGCGTCATGATGACGTCGACAAAATCGTTTGGAAGGATGAAGCCGCCTGCCGAAGTGTCGGCCGATATGGCGGTGGCGACCGCCCGCATCCCGGAAGGCAGGATGGACGACATGAAGCTCTGCCCCTCGCCGATCAGCTTGGAACGCCGCACGGGCTCACCCGCGTACATCGGCACACGGGCGATCGATCCCTTCAACTTGTCCAGGGCGTCGGGAGCGGTTGCCTTGGTGATGAAATTCGCGTTGACGCCGTCGGCCGGCCAGGATTGCCAGGAGATGTTGTTCTGGAGCGCGTTGCCCATCGCGACATCGCCCGAGAGCACGAGCACGTCCTGCAGGGGTACGGCAGGAGCCTGGGGACCCGAGTCGACGACGATCTGGGGCGGCGGCGCGGCGACCATGTTCTTTGCGACATAGCCAGCGCCACCTGCCGCGGCCACCGCCACGCTCAGAATAATCAGTCGGGATGCTGGCATCTGTCCGAACCCTCGCCCTTGGCAAACCACCTAGCCAAGCCGGACTTTGCAGCGGCAATCGTCAAAACAAGGTTAATGCAATGCTTACGATCGTGATTAATTTAAGGTTTACATAAATTAGCTGGATCGCCTCGCCACGGATGCAAAAGAGGGTCATGGCCGCCGGCGCTCCAAAGCCGGTCGGGCAAGCCGATCAAGGTGACGGAATTCAGATCGCGTTCAGCTCGCCAGCCTTGCCAGCGCCCATACCATCAAGGGCGAATCCGGATAGGTCAGCAGTCCGCCCAGGCCAAGCGCGATCCCATAGGGAACCCCGGTCGTGTCATCCGCGAAATGACGCAGGAATGGATTGCGACCGGTAATAACCGCCAGCGGCGATTTCCGATAGACGAGAATGGCAAGCGTCAGCAGGCCGCCGATAAATGTCGAGACGACCAGGTATTCGACAAGATGAACGTTCAACCCCATCCACACGGCCGTGGCGGCGAGCAGCTTGGCATCGCCTCCACCCATGCCACCCATTGCGAACAGGCCGAACGTCACGGCAAGGACCAGGGCGCCGGCGGCGAAATGCCAACCATAGGCCGCCCATTCCATACCCGTCAGTGGCGCAACCAGCGCAAAGACGGCGACAAGCAGCACCGACACGCGATTGGCAATCGTCATCGACAGCATGTCGGAGATCGCGGCAAACAGCATGCAGAACGGAAAGACGACGAAGATCAGGGCCTCAAGCATCGGCGCTCATGCCTATTGTCAGAATTCCAAGGGGCTCAATCTAGGCTCGTTCGATTAACGATTGATGAGGCCCGCAACGAAAAGATGGCTGGTATTGGCAGTGACATGGACGAACAAAATAAAACAGGGGCCGCCATGTGGCGGCCCCTGTTTGGAACGCTATCGGAGCGTTCAACAATAAGCAGATCAGCTGCCGCTGCCAGCGCCGTTCAGGGTGCTTCCGATGGAAGTGAACTTGGCGTTGATCGCATTGCCGAGTGCGCCGGCGCCGGTGATGATGGCGAGCGCGATGAGAGCGGCGATCAGACCATACTCGATAGCGGTCGCGCCGGATTCGTCCTTCACGAAACGTGCAAAAAGATTAGACATTCGAGAGCTCCTACTCCACGTGTTACAGCACTTCCGTCAACTTCTGTGATGGTTGATCGGATGCTGCCAATCTAGGGAGAAGCTCTTTCGATCGGCTTAATAAACAGCCTTACCGATTCCTTTCCCGGCTCGAACGGAGTGCTTGGTTAACTCCATGCTAAGCGCCGGCTAAAGTACCGTTCCCCAAGCCAACGCCGCAAAAGGCAAGGACTTGAGGAATCTTGCGACCCAGAGCGGATCGACCATGCGAGCAGCCGTACCGATCGCCATATCCGGCGCCAGCAAGCCGACTTAACCGTTGGTTCACCAATCTCGTTCATGTTCCGTTGAACAGTTTGCTTGCTTGGAGCGCCTCGATGGCCGTGCAGAGATCCTCAATCCTGATTGCCGTGCTTCTTGCCGCCACGGGCCTGATCACGCCAGCCAGAGCCGGCGCCGATATAGAAGTCACCATGAATCAGGCCAAGATCGTGAAACTGTCGCGCCCCGCCGACACGATCGTCGTCGGCAACCCGGCAATCGCCGATGCCTCCGTCCAGGACGCCTCGACGATCGTGCTCACCGGCAAGGGTTTCGGTGTCACCAACCTCGTCGTTCTCGACCAGGACGGCAGCCCGATCGTCGACGCACAGGTTACCGTCGTGCGGCAGGCAGCCTCGTCGGTTCGCATCTACCGGCGTGCCGAGGTCCAGACCATGTCTTGCACACCCTATTGCGAGAGCTCCTACAAGAGCGAGGCCGAAAAATCCTCCGAAGCCGAAATGAACGTCAGCAGATAGGCTGCACGGCCCTGGCGGCCGTCCAGGTTACCGGCCAGTTAAGACGCCCTCGCCGACTTTAACGATCATCCAAACCGGACTTCAATTGGTTTGCGTTAGTACACCTGCCAGGACCGTCCAGGGATGGCAGGAACAGGGCATGCGCAACGGATTCGGCTCGACAGTTCGGCACAAGATGGAGCGCGCCAGGTCTTTCAGGCGCTTCGTTCGCGACCGGCGTGGCAGCACGGCGCTGGAATTCGCGCTGCTCGCATTGCCGTTCGCCCTCCTTGTGTTCGCCATCCTTGAAAGCTGCATCTCGTTTGCCGGCCAGGAGGTGATGGCCAACATCACCGACGATGTCGCGCGCCAGTTGCGCACGGGCCAGTTGAAGCCGGCCGATGTCGCGGGAACCAAATTGACGACCCTGATCTGCGGCAGATTGCAGATCATCGTCTCCACGGATTGTCCCGACCAGTTGCTCGTCGACCTCCGCCAATATTCGACTTTCGCCGACGCGGCCCTGGCGAGCTTCAAGATCGCTGGCGGCAAAGTCGTTCTGATGCAAGGCACCACCCAGCAGGATTTCGCGAACTCGCCAGGTCCGGCGGAATCGAGAAACATGCTGCGGGTCTTCTACGCATGGCCTGTGGTGACCGATCTGATGGCCAAGTCGATGGCCAATCTGAGCGGTGGCAGGACGCTGCATTTTGCGTCGATCACCTGGCAGAACGAACCGTTCGACAATTGAGTTCGAAGACGCCAACAAGAAAAAAGGCAATGCCATGATGCGTGCGGGGGCACATCTGAGATTTGCGGGAGCCTGGGGAAAGCTGGTTCGATTCTCGTCCAATCGCAAGGGCGTGGCGGCGGTCGAATTCGCCCTTATCGTGCCTATCCTGCTGGTCATGTACTTCATGACCATGGAGGCTTCGCAGGCCATCGAGACCAGCAAGAAGGTCAGCCGCATCGGCAGCATGGTTGCCGACCTCGTCACGCAGCAGCCGACCATCGTCAAGGCGGATCTCGACGCCATCATGAAAATCGGCACCTCGACCATCCAGCCCTACAACCGCTCGACGCCGAACATCACCATCACCGCGATACAGGTCACCACCGATACGCCGCCCCAGGTGAACGTGGTGTGGTCGCGCAAGGTGCTCAATGGCGTCAATAGCGTTGGCGCCACCGCAGGCACGGCCACTACGGTTCCGGCAACGCTCAGGGTCGCCGGCACCTTCCTCATTCGTGTCGAGAGCAATCTGGCCTATACGCCGATTATCGGCTGGACGACGGACACCCAACAAAAGCTTGGACTGACCAGATCCCTTACCACGACGATCCCGATGGGCGAGACCTACTACCTGCGCCCACGCAGGAGCCTGACGATCCCCTGCAGCGATTGCTGAAGGTTTTTACCGCTGGCCACCATCGGCCGACACAAAGCGCACGATGGCTTGTGCCGTCGCATAGTCTTTCGGGGCCACGGTCAGAAAGCCGCCGGAGTGTTTCGATTCCAGGAGATCGTAGACATCCGGCGTCGTCGATTTGAGGTTGGTGAGGAAGACGGTCAGCCTGCGCTTGGCTTCCGGGTCGAGATCGCTGCGTACGGCATGGGGACCGTATCTCAGCAAGCCCGACGTCCACACGACCTGAAATGCCGACGGCGAAAGCCCGGCCTCTTCCAACCTTGCCTGCGTGCCGTCAGACAACAATGGCTGGCCGTCGGCCGTCGCCGTCACCCAGCCGAACAAAGCGTCAGCCTGGCCATCGAAGAGCATTTTTTCCGCCGCGGACGCTGAATCGGCATGGAGCAGAAACGGTGAATCTTCGGTGATCTTGACGTGTTCGGCGGCCAATCCCGCCAGCGGCAAAAGCGAACCTCCGACGCTGTCCGGCGGCGGCATGGCGATCCGGTGCGTCTCCATCGCCGCCAGGTCGGGCAGTTTGCCGTCCCTGGTCAGCAGCACGGAGCGGATGCCGGCCGCGCCGTCGGAATCGACCGGAGCCACAAGCGGCTCGATGCATCCACAACGCTGCAGCGCCGTCGCGTAGGCCGTCGCCGAATAGATGGCATATTCGATCCGGGCATTGGCCTGAGCCTCGATCAGTGCCGCATAATCGCGCGCGACGACAAACTCCACCTTCATGCCAAGCGCATTGGTAAAGGATTGCGTCAGCAGCGCCAGGCCCGGGACGGTGTTGCCGGCGCCAGGCTCGGCGACGATACCGATGCGAAACGTGCCAATATCATCGCGCCAGTCGGCTCGCGCCGGACCACACCAAAGCGCCCCGTGCACGGCCACAAGGGCAGCGCATGCCTTCCGCGCGGCATTCATGACAAGGCCGTCCTGCGTTTTCTTCGATCCATATCCATGCCCGCTGCGCGCGACACTTTACATCCTGGATTGTGCCTGTCGTTGCCCCAAAACCGCTGCGCACTTTTGGGCGACATGGACTCTTAGGTTTGCTTATGTCGTTGCCCCAAAACCGCTGCGCACTTTTGGGCGACATGGACTGGACTATCGCGCCAAGCCGTTGCCGTTTGGTT
It encodes:
- a CDS encoding phosphate/phosphite/phosphonate ABC transporter substrate-binding protein, coding for MNAARKACAALVAVHGALWCGPARADWRDDIGTFRIGIVAEPGAGNTVPGLALLTQSFTNALGMKVEFVVARDYAALIEAQANARIEYAIYSATAYATALQRCGCIEPLVAPVDSDGAAGIRSVLLTRDGKLPDLAAMETHRIAMPPPDSVGGSLLPLAGLAAEHVKITEDSPFLLHADSASAAEKMLFDGQADALFGWVTATADGQPLLSDGTQARLEEAGLSPSAFQVVWTSGLLRYGPHAVRSDLDPEAKRRLTVFLTNLKSTTPDVYDLLESKHSGGFLTVAPKDYATAQAIVRFVSADGGQR
- a CDS encoding type II and III secretion system protein family protein, with product MRLSGKLPAIAAAAFGLLLVGTNVQGVVEAKSTQVTATTATQRVKLGLNKSVVIDLPSDAYDILVANPSVADAVTRTARRIYLFGKSVGETNIFVFGPNGEQIASLDLAVERDVAGLEGYIKRFLPTSAVKVELLNDNVVLTGTVDTPLDAKRAVDLATIFVSGGEATTGQYSQTAAGGSAQSGVDINNPDQERRVSKIVNLLQIIGDDQVTLKVTVAEVSRSVMKQLGVNMIGNGGSNGISYGAISDNFTGLGKQLSHSGFSIGNSALMAYINAMEESGVMKTLAEPTLTAVSGEKATFKVGGEYNMVSGVSQNVSTDNQTGLTTYNIEKIEYGIGLEFQPVVLSPGRISLKVRTSVSEPTTEGSVSLSNGVTSPGTNILSLRKRLADTTVELPSGGSMMIAGLVRDDVRQAVNGLPGLTKIPVLGALFRSRDFVRNESELVIIITPYLTKPVARNDLAKPDDNFNPPSDGAGMFLGKVNRVYGTMQTDKPNGRYHGVVGFIYK
- a CDS encoding TadE/TadG family type IV pilus assembly protein: MMRAGAHLRFAGAWGKLVRFSSNRKGVAAVEFALIVPILLVMYFMTMEASQAIETSKKVSRIGSMVADLVTQQPTIVKADLDAIMKIGTSTIQPYNRSTPNITITAIQVTTDTPPQVNVVWSRKVLNGVNSVGATAGTATTVPATLRVAGTFLIRVESNLAYTPIIGWTTDTQQKLGLTRSLTTTIPMGETYYLRPRRSLTIPCSDC
- a CDS encoding pilus assembly protein N-terminal domain-containing protein, with amino-acid sequence MAVQRSSILIAVLLAATGLITPARAGADIEVTMNQAKIVKLSRPADTIVVGNPAIADASVQDASTIVLTGKGFGVTNLVVLDQDGSPIVDAQVTVVRQAASSVRIYRRAEVQTMSCTPYCESSYKSEAEKSSEAEMNVSR
- the cpaB gene encoding Flp pilus assembly protein CpaB, which encodes MPASRLIILSVAVAAAGGAGYVAKNMVAAPPPQIVVDSGPQAPAVPLQDVLVLSGDVAMGNALQNNISWQSWPADGVNANFITKATAPDALDKLKGSIARVPMYAGEPVRRSKLIGEGQSFMSSILPSGMRAVATAISADTSAGGFILPNDFVDVIMTRRADANSGSTGFNTETILKNIRVLAIDQTIQEDEEGKKTRVGQTATLELTPKQAEIITVAQQMADRLTLALRAITDTQEKNVDEADYLVSGNGRKGTVRLIKSGEVSEVGARK
- a CDS encoding TadE/TadG family type IV pilus assembly protein, whose translation is MRNGFGSTVRHKMERARSFRRFVRDRRGSTALEFALLALPFALLVFAILESCISFAGQEVMANITDDVARQLRTGQLKPADVAGTKLTTLICGRLQIIVSTDCPDQLLVDLRQYSTFADAALASFKIAGGKVVLMQGTTQQDFANSPGPAESRNMLRVFYAWPVVTDLMAKSMANLSGGRTLHFASITWQNEPFDN
- a CDS encoding Flp family type IVb pilin, translated to MSNLFARFVKDESGATAIEYGLIAALIALAIITGAGALGNAINAKFTSIGSTLNGAGSGS
- a CDS encoding A24 family peptidase, translated to MLEALIFVVFPFCMLFAAISDMLSMTIANRVSVLLVAVFALVAPLTGMEWAAYGWHFAAGALVLAVTFGLFAMGGMGGGDAKLLAATAVWMGLNVHLVEYLVVSTFIGGLLTLAILVYRKSPLAVITGRNPFLRHFADDTTGVPYGIALGLGGLLTYPDSPLMVWALARLAS